In Cedecea neteri, a single genomic region encodes these proteins:
- a CDS encoding DUF6889 family protein, giving the protein MLETLPGGEDYILRPAEVFGLSWRDLKSGAVDLYDIALMNDYLEMQADNKACITRWREENER; this is encoded by the coding sequence ATGCTGGAGACGCTGCCGGGCGGGGAGGACTATATTCTTCGCCCGGCGGAGGTCTTCGGCCTCAGCTGGCGGGATCTGAAAAGCGGCGCGGTGGATCTTTACGACATTGCGCTGATGAATGATTACCTTGAGATGCAGGCTGATAATAAGGCCTGTATTACACGCTGGAGAGAGGAAAATGAGCGCTAG
- a CDS encoding phage baseplate plug family protein gives MSIAEIPLSADNQVFTIQLAGQTLRMRLLYRDVAGWVMDILDADNQPIVNGIPLVAGANLLAPYTWLGFGGGLWIGCDNEAQDYPSKTDLGRGSHLYFVTAD, from the coding sequence ATGTCAATTGCAGAAATTCCCCTCAGCGCGGATAACCAGGTCTTTACGATCCAGCTTGCCGGGCAGACCCTGCGCATGCGGCTGCTTTATCGGGATGTCGCTGGCTGGGTCATGGATATTCTCGATGCGGACAACCAGCCCATCGTGAACGGGATCCCGCTGGTGGCCGGTGCCAATTTATTGGCGCCATATACCTGGCTTGGGTTTGGCGGAGGCCTATGGATCGGCTGTGATAATGAGGCTCAGGATTACCCGAGCAAAACCGATCTCGGGCGCGGCAGCCATCTTTACTTCGTGACGGCAGATTAA
- a CDS encoding recombinase family protein: MLVGYVRVSTNDQNTALQKNALECAGCELIFEDKISGKTADRPGLKKVLRTLSEGDTLVVWKLDRLGRSMRHLVSLIEELRSRGINFRSLTDSIDTSTPMGRFFFHVMGALAEMERELIVERTRAGLAAARAEGRIGGRRPKLSAMQWAQAGRLIAAGETRQQVAIIYDVGVSTLYKKFPANAKP, translated from the coding sequence ATGCTGGTAGGCTATGTCAGGGTGTCAACAAATGACCAAAACACCGCGCTACAGAAAAATGCGCTGGAGTGTGCAGGATGTGAGCTGATTTTTGAGGATAAAATCAGCGGTAAAACGGCGGACAGGCCAGGGTTAAAAAAGGTACTCAGAACTCTCAGCGAAGGTGACACATTGGTCGTCTGGAAGCTTGACCGGCTTGGGCGCAGCATGCGTCACCTTGTTTCGCTGATTGAAGAGCTGCGTTCGCGCGGGATTAACTTCCGCAGCCTGACGGACAGCATTGATACCTCTACGCCAATGGGGCGGTTTTTCTTTCACGTAATGGGTGCGTTGGCCGAGATGGAACGCGAGCTTATCGTCGAAAGAACCCGGGCCGGACTGGCTGCGGCAAGAGCGGAAGGGCGAATTGGCGGGCGGCGGCCTAAACTGTCGGCAATGCAATGGGCGCAGGCCGGGAGGTTAATTGCCGCCGGAGAAACAAGGCAGCAGGTGGCGATTATTTATGATGTCGGCGTCTCTACGCTGTATAAAAAATTTCCGGCAAATGCGAAACCCTAA
- a CDS encoding tail fiber assembly protein produces MNKAKLNNEQIALVAGDILIYSYDERTRELIFSSVEYIPLGVGIPAYSCVEQPGESKKGFAICRNANLTAWEYIPDHRGETVYSKLDGEKITISTLGDYPSDTTTTPPATVYDKWNGEKWVTDVVAKKAGDISDAELKRKTLLSEANNTTADWRTELTLGVISDSDKENLIAWMEYIKAVKAIDTSTAPDIEWPTVPNQ; encoded by the coding sequence ATGAATAAGGCTAAATTAAATAACGAACAAATAGCTCTGGTTGCAGGTGATATTCTTATTTATAGCTATGATGAGAGAACCAGAGAATTAATTTTTTCATCCGTTGAATATATTCCTTTAGGTGTTGGAATACCTGCATACTCATGTGTTGAACAACCGGGTGAAAGTAAAAAAGGTTTTGCCATTTGCCGAAATGCCAATCTTACGGCTTGGGAATATATCCCCGACCACAGAGGGGAAACGGTTTATAGCAAGCTTGATGGTGAAAAAATCACTATTTCAACACTAGGTGACTACCCATCGGACACAACGACAACCCCCCCTGCAACTGTCTATGATAAATGGAACGGCGAAAAATGGGTAACAGATGTTGTTGCGAAGAAAGCAGGAGATATTTCTGATGCAGAACTAAAACGGAAAACGCTGCTAAGCGAAGCAAACAATACCACTGCGGATTGGCGAACGGAACTCACCCTCGGTGTTATCAGCGATTCTGATAAAGAAAATCTTATTGCCTGGATGGAATATATCAAAGCGGTGAAAGCGATAGATACCTCCACCGCACCTGATATCGAATGGCCTACTGTTCCAAATCAGTAA
- a CDS encoding phosphoribosylformylglycinamidine synthase subunit PurQ, whose translation MSSKPSSIAPETLALGVCNGCQMMSNLRELIPGSDLWPRFVRNQSDRFEARFSLVEVTSTRRCCCRAWPVPICLSRFSRRRSCGSA comes from the coding sequence ATGAGTTCGAAACCTTCTTCCATCGCCCCGGAAACGCTGGCGCTTGGCGTTTGCAACGGCTGCCAGATGATGTCCAACCTGCGTGAGCTGATCCCCGGCAGTGATTTGTGGCCGCGCTTTGTGCGTAACCAGTCCGATCGCTTTGAAGCGCGCTTCAGCCTGGTTGAGGTGACCTCCACCCGTCGCTGCTGCTGCAGGGCATGGCCGGTTCCCATATGCCTATCGCGTTTCTCACGGCGAAGGTCGTGTGGAAGTGCGTGA
- a CDS encoding phage tail protein — MPRRGRMCIFLKVGLGEGSALPVGVPVPWALSAAPIGWLKCNGAAFSAAQYPKLAQVYPALVLPDLRGIFIRGFDDGRNIDPGRNLLSFASDKLRSHTHSLLFGNGDGGEVPAVHEAFRKSSSLIYYAASGKSGLYISPEGDNETAPCNIVFNYIVRAA; from the coding sequence ATGCCACGGCGCGGCAGGATGTGCATTTTCTTAAAGGTTGGTTTGGGGGAGGGGTCGGCTTTACCTGTGGGTGTGCCTGTGCCGTGGGCATTGTCGGCAGCACCTATAGGATGGTTGAAATGTAATGGTGCGGCATTTTCAGCGGCTCAATATCCAAAGCTTGCACAGGTATATCCAGCGCTTGTATTGCCTGATTTACGTGGGATTTTTATTAGGGGGTTTGATGATGGGAGAAATATTGATCCAGGGAGAAATCTTTTATCATTCGCATCAGATAAATTGAGGTCACATACACATTCATTGTTATTTGGTAATGGTGATGGGGGTGAGGTTCCTGCTGTGCATGAAGCTTTCCGAAAAAGTTCTTCGTTAATTTATTATGCAGCCTCGGGGAAAAGTGGGCTTTATATAAGTCCTGAAGGTGACAATGAAACAGCACCGTGCAACATCGTCTTTAACTATATTGTAAGGGCAGCATAA
- a CDS encoding Gp138 family membrane-puncturing spike protein — MALTTSALSGELADTLAASRAALSNDLRVALPGIIQSFDPASVTCEVAPAIRGTQFARDGSVSPVNYPLLVDVPVVFPHGGGCSLTFPLKKGDECLVIFADRAIDFWWQSGGIQEPVDARQHSLSDAFVLPGPQSQAKKISGISPTAVQLRSEDGKAFVELDPGSHGITLATPGKLTATAASIDLTGEVNIKGNVTVSGDVSASGISLTKHRHGGVQSGGANTGGPV, encoded by the coding sequence ATGGCTCTGACGACTTCGGCTCTCAGCGGTGAGCTGGCCGATACGCTTGCGGCCAGCCGGGCCGCATTAAGCAACGATCTTCGGGTCGCGTTACCCGGCATTATTCAGTCTTTCGACCCCGCTTCAGTGACCTGCGAAGTGGCGCCAGCAATCAGAGGCACGCAGTTTGCCAGAGACGGATCTGTGTCTCCGGTCAATTATCCGCTGCTGGTGGATGTGCCTGTTGTTTTCCCGCATGGCGGAGGCTGCTCGCTGACGTTTCCGCTGAAAAAGGGGGACGAATGCCTGGTTATTTTCGCCGATCGCGCCATCGATTTTTGGTGGCAAAGCGGGGGTATTCAGGAGCCAGTTGATGCCCGGCAGCATTCGTTGTCTGACGCCTTCGTGTTGCCCGGCCCTCAGTCACAGGCGAAAAAAATCAGCGGCATCAGCCCCACGGCGGTTCAACTGCGCAGCGAAGACGGCAAAGCCTTTGTGGAGCTGGATCCCGGCAGCCACGGGATCACGCTCGCTACGCCGGGAAAACTCACTGCGACGGCGGCCAGCATTGATCTGACCGGTGAGGTCAATATCAAAGGCAACGTGACCGTGAGCGGTGATGTCTCGGCCAGCGGAATAAGCCTGACGAAGCATCGCCACGGTGGCGTGCAGTCCGGCGGGGCGAACACGGGAGGTCCGGTATGA
- a CDS encoding baseplate J/gp47 family protein, giving the protein MALNSETLGLSATVTAQGITAPDYQSLLGTLMDAFRQIYGTDAYLEPDSKDGQLISLVALAIHDANNAAIAAYNSFSPATAMGRALSSNVKINGIVRRAATFSTVDLLLTGIPGTTITRGSVRDDSGVTWLLPEVVSIGVDGSVIATATCASSGVMAAPAGSITIMGTPTRGWTAVTNPQAATPGVAPETDAELRIRQSQSVALPALTPFEAVEGAIANIAGVTRHKLYENDTGTVNANGLPPHSIAAIVDGGDVTDIAQTIRGKKGQGVATFGATSIVVPDLYGNPHSIAFSRPGNVPVYVDIVLKVFTGYTSQISEQMKQAIADYINGLGIGDSVLLSRIYSPANLGVVSGGKARYYDITDLLIGKSSSAVAAANVNIGYSEAASCSVDNINIMVSA; this is encoded by the coding sequence ATGGCCCTCAATTCTGAAACGCTGGGGTTATCGGCAACGGTAACGGCCCAGGGGATAACCGCGCCTGATTATCAAAGCCTGTTAGGGACTTTGATGGATGCGTTCAGGCAAATCTACGGCACCGATGCGTACCTGGAGCCGGACAGCAAAGACGGGCAGCTTATCTCGCTGGTGGCGCTGGCCATTCACGACGCCAACAACGCGGCGATTGCCGCCTACAACAGCTTTTCGCCTGCGACGGCGATGGGGCGGGCGTTATCGAGCAACGTTAAGATCAACGGTATTGTCAGGCGGGCAGCGACTTTCTCGACGGTCGATCTGCTGTTGACGGGCATTCCCGGCACGACCATCACCCGCGGTTCCGTCAGGGATGACAGCGGCGTGACGTGGTTATTGCCTGAGGTGGTGTCGATAGGCGTCGATGGCTCAGTCATCGCCACCGCAACCTGTGCCAGCAGCGGCGTAATGGCAGCCCCTGCGGGGTCTATTACCATTATGGGCACCCCAACGCGCGGCTGGACTGCGGTCACGAACCCTCAGGCTGCCACGCCGGGCGTGGCGCCGGAAACCGATGCCGAATTGCGCATCCGGCAGTCGCAGAGCGTTGCCTTGCCTGCGCTCACGCCGTTCGAAGCGGTTGAAGGAGCGATTGCCAACATAGCAGGCGTAACACGGCATAAGCTCTACGAAAATGATACCGGCACTGTCAACGCCAATGGTCTGCCTCCGCATTCCATTGCCGCGATTGTGGACGGCGGGGATGTGACGGACATTGCCCAGACGATCAGGGGCAAAAAGGGGCAGGGCGTCGCCACCTTTGGCGCAACGTCCATTGTGGTGCCCGATCTCTACGGTAATCCCCACTCGATTGCATTTTCGCGCCCCGGCAATGTGCCGGTTTACGTCGACATCGTGCTGAAAGTGTTCACCGGCTATACGTCACAAATCAGCGAGCAGATGAAACAGGCGATTGCCGACTATATCAATGGCCTTGGCATTGGCGATAGCGTGCTGCTGAGCCGCATTTACTCCCCGGCCAACCTCGGCGTGGTTAGCGGCGGAAAAGCGCGGTATTACGACATCACCGACTTGCTGATCGGTAAATCCTCCTCTGCGGTCGCGGCGGCTAACGTCAATATCGGCTACAGCGAAGCGGCCTCCTGCAGCGTGGACAACATCAATATCATGGTGAGCGCATGA
- a CDS encoding phage baseplate protein, with protein MDIFGAYFQPRTSFSGFLVPDVVISESHSDTLKIASHPVEFGPNISDHAWAQPGEVTIDCLFKAGGSLVDFANTTALGSWLNAGPSPAQIYQQLLDLQTKAEPFRVITRRRAYDNMLIKTLTVTTAAKSENILGCKLVLAEVLMTATEARPAAPKTAMDEGVTTTSVGDKGEKVVTTPKGAGIITPLQPDKK; from the coding sequence ATGGATATTTTTGGTGCTTACTTCCAGCCTCGCACGAGCTTCTCAGGTTTTCTGGTGCCGGATGTGGTGATCAGCGAATCCCATTCGGACACGCTGAAAATCGCCTCTCATCCCGTCGAGTTTGGCCCGAACATCAGCGACCATGCCTGGGCCCAGCCTGGCGAGGTAACGATTGATTGCCTCTTTAAAGCGGGTGGTTCACTGGTTGATTTTGCCAATACGACCGCGCTCGGCTCCTGGCTAAACGCAGGCCCCAGTCCGGCACAAATTTATCAACAACTACTTGATTTACAGACAAAAGCAGAACCCTTTAGGGTGATTACCCGCCGCCGCGCTTACGACAATATGCTGATCAAAACGTTGACGGTAACGACCGCCGCTAAATCGGAAAACATTCTTGGCTGCAAACTGGTGCTGGCAGAAGTATTAATGACGGCCACGGAAGCGCGCCCGGCAGCGCCTAAAACGGCAATGGATGAAGGGGTAACGACAACTTCAGTCGGCGATAAGGGCGAAAAAGTGGTTACCACTCCCAAGGGGGCGGGAATAATTACGCCACTGCAGCCTGATAAAAAATGA
- a CDS encoding AIR synthase-related protein, which produces MSMKTRWQEGNEQREMTSPLSLVITAFARVEDVRGTVTPQLSIEDNALLLIDLGKGHNALGATALSQVYRQLGDKPADVRSVEQLKGFWDAMQALVADRKLLAWHDRSDGGLLVTLAEMPLPATVALRLILPVLAAIAWPHC; this is translated from the coding sequence ATGTCGATGAAAACCCGCTGGCAGGAAGGTAACGAGCAGCGCGAGATGACTTCTCCGCTGTCGCTGGTGATCACCGCGTTTGCCCGTGTAGAAGACGTACGTGGCACCGTGACGCCACAGCTGAGTATCGAAGACAACGCCCTGCTGCTAATCGATTTAGGCAAAGGCCATAACGCGCTGGGCGCTACCGCGCTGTCCCAGGTTTATCGTCAACTGGGCGATAAGCCTGCGGACGTTCGCAGCGTTGAGCAGCTGAAAGGCTTCTGGGACGCGATGCAGGCGCTGGTGGCGGATCGCAAACTGCTGGCCTGGCACGACCGCTCCGACGGCGGGCTGCTGGTGACCCTGGCTGAAATGCCTTTACCGGCCACTGTGGCGTTGAGGTTGATATTGCCGGTCTTGGCAGCGATCGCCTGGCCGCATTGTTAA
- the tadA gene encoding tRNA adenosine(34) deaminase TadA yields the protein MRHALTLAQRAWDEGEVPVGAVLVHNNQVIGEGWNRPIGRHDPTAHAEIMALRQGGLVLQNYRLLDTTLYVTLEPCVMCAGAMVHSRIGHLVFGARDAKTGAIGSLMDVLGHPGMNHQVQVSEGVLATECSAMLSDFFRARRLEKKALKEKARKTD from the coding sequence ATGCGACACGCCCTGACCCTTGCTCAGAGAGCCTGGGATGAAGGCGAAGTGCCCGTTGGTGCGGTGCTGGTACACAATAATCAGGTCATAGGTGAAGGCTGGAATCGCCCGATAGGTCGCCACGATCCTACGGCTCACGCGGAGATCATGGCGCTGCGACAGGGCGGGCTGGTACTGCAAAATTACCGTCTGCTGGATACCACGCTCTATGTCACGCTCGAACCTTGCGTCATGTGCGCGGGGGCGATGGTGCATAGCCGCATTGGCCATTTAGTGTTTGGGGCGCGTGACGCTAAAACCGGGGCGATAGGCTCGCTGATGGACGTGCTCGGCCACCCGGGAATGAACCATCAGGTGCAGGTCAGTGAAGGGGTGCTCGCGACAGAGTGCTCAGCCATGCTGAGCGATTTTTTTCGCGCTCGTCGCCTTGAGAAAAAGGCCCTAAAGGAAAAGGCCCGTAAGACGGACTAG
- a CDS encoding phosphoribosylformylglycinamidine synthase subunit PurQ — protein sequence MRRPFIATGARPKVAILREQGVNSHVEMAAAFHRAGFDAIDVHMSDLLAGRTGLESFHTLVACGGFSYGDVLGAGEGWAKSILFNARVRDEFETFFHRPGNAGAWRLQRLPDDVQPA from the coding sequence TTGCGGCGGCCGTTCATCGCCACGGGCGCGCGTCCTAAAGTGGCCATCCTGCGTGAGCAGGGCGTTAACTCTCACGTTGAGATGGCGGCCGCCTTCCACCGTGCGGGCTTTGACGCCATCGACGTGCATATGAGCGACCTGCTGGCGGGCCGCACCGGGCTGGAAAGCTTCCATACGCTGGTGGCGTGCGGCGGTTTCTCCTACGGTGACGTGCTGGGCGCGGGTGAAGGCTGGGCGAAATCCATCCTGTTCAACGCTCGCGTGCGTGATGAGTTCGAAACCTTCTTCCATCGCCCCGGAAACGCTGGCGCTTGGCGTTTGCAACGGCTGCCAGATGATGTCCAACCTGCGTGA
- a CDS encoding DUF2612 domain-containing protein, producing the protein MSKYTGRITSYHASKPLFFAHVDLSTRPFTETANTTVSLINAFDIDTAVGVQLDALGLWIGRSRIVSQPISGVYFSWDTDGLGYDQGVWQGPYDPDAGYTSLSDETYRIILKAKIAMNNWDGQNDTLPAILDAATAGAGLRMQIVDNQDMTISVWVLPETDIADVSLELLAAIKQGYLTVKAAGVWAGDIQTPSVEAPSQGGKFFGFDINNHYIAGFDDGAWERKL; encoded by the coding sequence ATGAGTAAATATACCGGGCGCATCACCAGCTACCACGCCAGCAAGCCCCTGTTTTTTGCCCACGTTGATCTGAGCACCCGTCCTTTCACTGAGACCGCTAATACAACCGTAAGCCTGATCAACGCATTTGATATCGACACTGCGGTTGGGGTTCAGCTTGATGCGCTGGGACTGTGGATTGGGCGAAGCCGCATCGTCAGTCAGCCCATTTCCGGCGTCTATTTTAGCTGGGACACCGACGGCCTGGGCTACGACCAGGGCGTGTGGCAGGGGCCTTACGATCCCGATGCAGGCTACACCTCACTGAGCGATGAAACCTACCGCATCATCCTCAAGGCAAAAATCGCGATGAACAACTGGGACGGGCAGAACGACACGCTGCCCGCAATTCTGGATGCCGCCACGGCAGGGGCGGGGCTGCGAATGCAAATCGTCGACAACCAGGACATGACCATTTCTGTCTGGGTGCTGCCGGAAACGGATATCGCTGACGTGTCCCTCGAGCTTCTCGCGGCCATTAAACAGGGATACCTGACGGTGAAAGCGGCGGGCGTCTGGGCGGGAGATATTCAGACCCCGTCGGTGGAAGCGCCGTCGCAGGGCGGCAAATTCTTTGGCTTTGATATCAACAATCACTATATCGCCGGTTTTGACGACGGCGCATGGGAGAGAAAACTCTAA
- a CDS encoding phosphoribosylformylglycinamidine synthase subunit PurQ, producing MALRFVDNFANVTETYPANPNGSPNGITAVSNESGRVTIMMPHPERVFRTVSIPGTRRSGAKTARGCVFSATHVSNWVDYPHPDPLPKRERGKS from the coding sequence GTGGCGCTGCGCTTCGTGGATAACTTCGCGAACGTAACTGAAACCTACCCGGCTAACCCGAACGGTTCGCCGAACGGCATCACCGCGGTGAGCAACGAAAGCGGGCGCGTTACTATCATGATGCCGCACCCGGAGCGCGTGTTCCGCACCGTGAGTATTCCTGGCACCCGGCGGAGTGGGGCGAAGACAGCCCGTGGATGCGTATTTTCCGCAACGCACGTAAGCAACTGGGTTGATTACCCTCACCCCGACCCTCTCCCTAAAAGGGAGAGGGGAAAATCGTAA
- a CDS encoding MurR/RpiR family transcriptional regulator — protein MNCLLRIRSRYAMLAQSDRKLADFLLAEPDHARHLSSQQLAEEAGVSQSSVVKFAQKLGFKGFPAMKLAISEALASGQNPNSVPVHNQILGDDPLRLVGEKLIKENIAAMHATLDINAEDKLLASVSLLRNARRVLLVGIGASGLVAKNFSWKLMKIGIHAVAEQDMHALLATVQAMTPEDVLLAISYSGERREINLAADEALNAGAKILAITGFTPNALQQRASLCLYTIAEEQATRSAAISSTSAQMMLTDLLFMALVQQDLENAPERIRQSEALVKKLV, from the coding sequence ATGAACTGTTTACTGCGCATTCGAAGCCGTTACGCCATGCTGGCCCAAAGCGACCGCAAGCTGGCCGACTTTTTGCTCGCTGAGCCCGATCACGCACGCCATCTCAGTTCACAACAGCTGGCGGAAGAAGCCGGTGTCAGTCAGTCCAGCGTCGTAAAATTCGCGCAGAAACTGGGGTTCAAGGGCTTCCCGGCGATGAAACTGGCTATCAGTGAAGCGCTGGCAAGCGGCCAAAACCCTAACTCTGTCCCGGTTCACAACCAAATTTTAGGTGACGATCCGCTGAGGCTTGTTGGGGAAAAATTGATAAAAGAGAACATCGCGGCGATGCACGCCACGCTGGATATTAATGCAGAAGATAAATTGCTGGCGAGCGTTTCGCTGCTGCGCAATGCGCGGCGCGTGCTGCTCGTGGGAATAGGCGCGTCTGGCCTGGTAGCGAAGAATTTCTCGTGGAAGTTGATGAAGATTGGTATTCACGCCGTCGCCGAGCAGGATATGCATGCCCTGCTCGCAACGGTGCAGGCGATGACGCCGGAAGACGTACTGCTTGCCATTTCCTACTCGGGCGAGCGCCGTGAGATCAATCTGGCTGCCGATGAAGCGCTGAACGCCGGGGCGAAAATCCTCGCGATTACCGGCTTCACGCCTAACGCCCTACAGCAGCGCGCCAGCCTGTGCCTGTATACCATCGCGGAAGAACAGGCCACGCGCAGCGCCGCAATTTCCTCCACCAGCGCCCAGATGATGCTGACCGATCTGCTGTTTATGGCCCTGGTGCAGCAGGACCTGGAAAACGCGCCGGAGCGGATCCGCCAGAGCGAGGCGCTGGTGAAGAAGCTGGTTTAG
- a CDS encoding phage tail assembly chaperone: MEITLKAVNYRIGKLGVFEQLSVARKLLPVLAGVVGDFRSLQGKEGGNALETVLPKIARTLADLCDEDCNTILYPCLSVVTREHMKGWVPVFSQGALSFDDIDLMTLLQLVARVVADSLGNFLQELPGSENPAPSAA, encoded by the coding sequence ATGGAAATTACCCTGAAAGCGGTGAACTACCGCATTGGCAAGCTCGGCGTTTTCGAGCAGCTCAGCGTTGCACGCAAACTGCTGCCGGTTCTGGCGGGCGTTGTGGGTGATTTTCGCAGCTTACAGGGTAAGGAGGGCGGAAACGCCCTCGAAACCGTACTGCCTAAAATTGCCCGCACCCTTGCCGACCTCTGCGATGAGGACTGCAACACCATTCTGTATCCATGCCTGTCGGTCGTGACGCGTGAACACATGAAGGGCTGGGTGCCGGTCTTTAGTCAGGGCGCATTGTCTTTTGACGATATTGACCTGATGACGCTGTTGCAGCTGGTGGCCCGGGTGGTGGCCGACTCGCTGGGAAATTTTTTGCAAGAACTCCCCGGCAGCGAAAACCCGGCCCCGTCGGCGGCCTGA
- a CDS encoding phage structural protein codes for MGTYSFMDVTASLVGPTGVIDLGAGSANGDTGIKVEMATTKNTMTVGIDGEVMHNLSPAKNGSITVTLMKTSPVNKKLMQAYNAQTLSSALWGKNTIVVRNTASGDLVSASSVAFSQLPANSNGKDAGTMDWKFDCGKIDQLLGEF; via the coding sequence ATGGGTACTTATTCTTTTATGGATGTTACGGCTTCTCTTGTGGGGCCAACCGGCGTGATTGATTTGGGCGCGGGCAGTGCAAACGGCGACACCGGGATCAAAGTGGAAATGGCGACCACAAAAAACACCATGACCGTCGGCATTGACGGCGAGGTGATGCATAACCTCTCTCCGGCCAAAAACGGTTCTATCACCGTGACGCTGATGAAAACTTCCCCGGTGAATAAAAAGCTGATGCAGGCCTATAACGCTCAAACCCTCTCTTCGGCACTGTGGGGTAAGAACACAATTGTGGTGCGCAATACTGCTTCCGGCGATTTGGTTTCGGCCAGCAGTGTGGCGTTTTCTCAGCTTCCAGCGAACAGCAATGGCAAAGATGCCGGCACCATGGACTGGAAGTTTGACTGCGGCAAAATCGATCAGCTGCTCGGGGAGTTCTAA